One Azospirillum sp. TSA2s genomic region harbors:
- a CDS encoding anti-sigma factor, translated as MKRVTMTDINAYLDGALDERERAEFESVVESDPDAKALLAQHRQHVEELHRLYDPVLNEEVPPRMLELLRKRNG; from the coding sequence ATGAAGCGTGTGACGATGACCGATATCAACGCCTATCTGGACGGCGCCCTGGACGAGCGGGAGCGCGCAGAATTCGAAAGCGTGGTCGAGAGCGATCCCGACGCAAAGGCGCTGCTCGCCCAGCATCGCCAGCATGTGGAGGAGCTTCATCGCCTGTACGACCCGGTCCTGAACGAAGAGGTGCCGCCCCGAATGCTGGAGCTGTTGCGCAAGCGGAACGGCTGA
- a CDS encoding SDR family oxidoreductase — MPMAQQEGRQPPQHQNTQPGHQAPMTPQPSETRPAYRGSGKLRDKVALITGGDSGIGRAIAVLYAREGAKVGILYLNEDDDARETRRLVEAEGQPCTILSGDVGSEETCRKAVERIVGEHGRLDILINNAAEQHPQKSIEDITAEQLERTFRTNIFGQFYMVKAALPHMHEGASIINTTSVTAYKGSPELLDYSATKGAIVAFTRSLSMALSDRGIRVNAVAPGPIWTPLIPSTFDEKKVENFGGNVPMKRAGQPDEVAPSYVFLASDDSSYMSGQVLHPNGGTVVNG; from the coding sequence ATGCCAATGGCGCAACAGGAGGGCAGACAACCGCCCCAGCACCAGAACACGCAGCCGGGCCATCAGGCGCCCATGACTCCCCAGCCGTCGGAAACGCGCCCCGCCTACCGCGGCAGCGGCAAGCTGCGCGACAAGGTGGCGTTGATCACCGGCGGCGACAGCGGCATCGGCCGGGCCATCGCCGTGCTGTACGCGCGCGAAGGCGCGAAGGTCGGCATCCTGTACCTGAATGAGGACGACGATGCCCGCGAGACCCGCCGGCTGGTCGAAGCCGAAGGCCAGCCCTGCACCATCCTGAGCGGCGACGTCGGCAGTGAGGAAACCTGCAGAAAGGCGGTGGAGCGCATCGTCGGCGAGCATGGCCGCCTCGACATCCTGATCAACAACGCGGCCGAACAGCATCCGCAGAAGTCGATCGAGGACATCACCGCCGAGCAGCTGGAGCGGACCTTCCGCACCAACATCTTCGGACAGTTCTATATGGTGAAGGCCGCCCTGCCGCACATGCACGAGGGTGCCAGCATCATCAACACCACCTCCGTCACCGCCTACAAGGGCAGTCCGGAACTGCTGGACTATTCGGCGACCAAGGGCGCCATCGTCGCCTTCACCCGGTCGTTGTCGATGGCCCTGAGCGACCGCGGCATCCGCGTCAACGCGGTGGCTCCCGGTCCGATCTGGACCCCGCTGATCCCCTCCACCTTCGACGAGAAGAAGGTCGAGAACTTCGGCGGCAATGTGCCGATGAAGCGGGCCGGCCAGCCGGACGAGGTGGCGCCGTCCTATGTGTTCCTGGCATCCGATGACTCTTCATATATGTCGGGACAGGTGCTGCACCCGAACGGCGGCACGGTGGTGAACGGCTGA
- a CDS encoding sigma-70 family RNA polymerase sigma factor, producing MAYSFENELIRCMPNLQRYACKLTRDANAAEDLLQDCLARALSRQHRFEPGTNMQAWLTTMLKNLHFNNLQRDRHVTKVELWDGAMSVDAAQMSRLVFRDVDRAFSSLTPSQRKVVKLVAIEGRPYQEAAETLNVSIGTIRSRLCRARERLNNLMTA from the coding sequence ATGGCGTACTCGTTCGAAAACGAACTGATCCGCTGCATGCCGAACCTGCAGCGCTATGCCTGCAAGCTGACCCGTGACGCCAACGCCGCAGAGGACCTGCTGCAGGACTGCCTGGCCCGCGCCCTGTCGCGCCAGCATCGTTTCGAACCCGGCACGAATATGCAGGCGTGGCTGACCACCATGCTAAAGAACCTGCATTTCAACAACCTGCAGCGTGACCGCCATGTGACGAAGGTGGAGCTGTGGGACGGCGCCATGTCGGTCGACGCGGCGCAGATGTCGCGTCTGGTCTTCCGCGATGTCGACCGCGCCTTTTCCTCCCTCACCCCCAGCCAGCGCAAGGTCGTGAAGCTGGTCGCCATCGAGGGGCGTCCCTATCAGGAAGCGGCCGAGACGCTGAACGTGTCGATCGGCACCATCCGTTCCCGCCTGTGCCGTGCGCGGGAGCGGCTGAACAACCTGATGACCGCCTGA
- a CDS encoding N-acetyltransferase: MADIAALLAIEERSFPTDRMTQRNFRYAIRKAKGVVLVAYRQVPNMEGPPLAYGVVGFHAGTRLARLTSFAVAPGNRGQGIGRRLLAALEKAATAHGCGGIRLEVRADNAAAIALYTAAGYRRFAEYPDYYEDGMAALRLEKPLFSDD, translated from the coding sequence TTGGCCGACATAGCCGCGCTGCTGGCGATAGAGGAGCGAAGCTTCCCGACCGACCGGATGACGCAGCGCAACTTCCGTTATGCGATCCGGAAGGCAAAAGGTGTGGTGCTGGTGGCATACCGCCAAGTGCCGAATATGGAGGGGCCGCCACTTGCCTATGGGGTGGTCGGTTTCCATGCCGGCACGCGCTTAGCCCGCCTGACCTCCTTCGCGGTGGCGCCGGGCAACCGCGGACAGGGGATCGGCCGCCGCCTGCTGGCGGCGCTGGAAAAAGCCGCGACCGCCCATGGCTGCGGCGGCATCAGGCTGGAGGTGCGGGCGGACAATGCCGCCGCCATCGCGCTCTATACCGCGGCCGGCTATCGGCGCTTCGCGGAATATCCCGATTACTACGAGGATGGAATGGCGGCGCTTCGCCTGGAAAAGCCTCTGTTTTCCGACGACTGA
- a CDS encoding glycogen/starch/alpha-glucan phosphorylase, whose protein sequence is MDARFKSRDIERRSLDVDGLKRSFLEWLVYSVGKDARAATRRDWFHTVALAVRDRVVDRWMDTTRSYYQEDAKRVYYLSLEFLIGRLLTNSLSNLGIMDECRQALDRLGLSMDDVVDAEPDAALGNGGLGRLAACFLDSMASQGLPGYGYGIRYEFGLFEQRFENGWQVEYPEQWLQFGNPWEFARPEVLYPVQFYGRVEEFRDSVGERAYRWVDADRVLAMAYDTPVVGFGGETINTLRLWSARATRDFNFGHFNDGAYMKAVEQKILSENLSRVLYPNDATETGKELRLKQEYFFTSASLQDILRRYLQHHSTFENLPNKAAIQLNDTHPAIGIAELMRLLVDQHALRWDDAWEITRATFAYTNHTLLPEALEAWPVRMIERVLPRHMQIIYEINAKFLNRTKAKADGDNVKLSRLSLIDERGERRVRMGNLAFLGSHKVNGVSALHTELMKQTVFADFHEEFPDRINNKTNGITPRRWLKQANPALSELITTRIGEGWISDLSQIAALREKADDVVFREEFRRAKRKNKKRLAAYIARQTGEEVLVDSIFDVQVKRMHEYKRQLLNVLHTIALYNEMRDNPTVSWVPVTKVFAGKAAPSYHMAKLIIKLINDVAKVVNHDPSVHDNLKVVLLPNYNVTAAEIIIPAADLSEQISTAGMEASGTGNMKLALNGALTIGTLDGANVEIREHVGPDNIFIFGMTAEEVNDLRASGGFNPRDVIASNPSLKRALDMISTGAFSPDDRNRYHPIVQALTDGGDHFLVTADFADYCRAQDAAMELYRDSEEWTRKAILNTANMGWFSSDRTVNEYAQEIWDVHPVHPSHDGEGFR, encoded by the coding sequence ATGGACGCTCGGTTTAAATCTCGCGACATCGAACGCCGCAGCCTTGATGTCGATGGCCTCAAACGGTCGTTCCTGGAATGGCTGGTCTATTCGGTCGGCAAGGATGCACGCGCCGCCACGCGCCGCGACTGGTTCCACACCGTGGCGCTGGCCGTTCGCGACCGCGTCGTCGACCGCTGGATGGACACGACCCGCAGCTATTACCAGGAAGACGCCAAGCGCGTTTACTACCTGTCCCTGGAATTCCTGATCGGGCGACTGCTGACCAACAGCCTGTCGAACCTGGGCATCATGGACGAATGCCGTCAGGCGCTCGACCGCCTGGGCCTGTCGATGGACGACGTGGTCGATGCCGAGCCGGACGCGGCGCTGGGCAACGGCGGCCTCGGCCGTTTGGCCGCCTGCTTCCTCGACAGCATGGCCTCGCAGGGGCTGCCCGGCTACGGCTATGGCATCCGCTACGAGTTCGGCCTGTTCGAGCAGCGCTTCGAGAATGGCTGGCAGGTCGAATATCCCGAGCAGTGGCTGCAATTCGGCAACCCGTGGGAGTTCGCCCGGCCGGAGGTGCTGTACCCGGTCCAGTTCTATGGCCGCGTCGAGGAGTTCCGCGACAGCGTCGGCGAGCGCGCCTATCGCTGGGTCGATGCCGACCGCGTGCTGGCGATGGCCTATGACACGCCGGTCGTCGGCTTCGGCGGCGAGACGATCAACACGCTGCGCCTGTGGTCGGCCCGCGCCACCCGCGACTTCAACTTCGGCCACTTCAACGACGGCGCCTATATGAAGGCGGTCGAGCAGAAGATCCTGTCGGAGAATCTCAGCCGCGTCCTCTATCCCAACGACGCGACGGAGACCGGCAAGGAACTGCGGCTGAAGCAGGAGTATTTCTTCACGTCGGCCTCGCTGCAGGACATCCTGCGCCGCTATCTGCAGCATCACTCCACCTTCGAGAATCTGCCCAACAAGGCGGCGATCCAGCTGAACGACACCCACCCGGCCATCGGCATCGCCGAGTTGATGCGCCTGCTGGTCGATCAGCACGCCCTGCGCTGGGACGATGCGTGGGAAATCACCCGCGCCACCTTCGCCTACACCAACCACACCCTGCTGCCCGAGGCGCTGGAAGCCTGGCCGGTGCGGATGATCGAGCGGGTGCTGCCGCGCCACATGCAGATCATCTACGAGATCAACGCCAAGTTCCTGAACCGCACCAAGGCCAAGGCGGACGGCGACAATGTCAAGCTGTCGCGACTGTCGCTGATCGACGAGCGCGGCGAGCGCCGGGTCCGCATGGGCAATCTCGCCTTCCTCGGCTCGCACAAGGTCAATGGCGTGTCGGCCCTGCACACCGAGCTGATGAAACAGACGGTGTTCGCCGATTTCCACGAGGAATTCCCGGACCGCATCAACAACAAGACCAACGGCATCACCCCGCGCCGCTGGCTGAAGCAGGCCAACCCGGCCCTGTCGGAGCTGATCACCACCCGCATCGGCGAGGGCTGGATTTCCGACCTGTCGCAGATCGCGGCATTGCGCGAGAAGGCCGACGACGTGGTGTTCCGCGAGGAGTTCCGCCGGGCCAAGCGCAAGAACAAGAAGCGTCTGGCCGCCTACATCGCCCGTCAGACCGGCGAGGAGGTGCTGGTCGACAGCATCTTCGACGTGCAGGTCAAGCGCATGCACGAGTACAAGCGCCAGCTTCTGAACGTGCTGCACACCATCGCGCTCTACAACGAGATGCGCGACAATCCGACGGTCAGCTGGGTCCCGGTGACCAAGGTGTTCGCCGGCAAGGCGGCGCCGTCCTACCACATGGCCAAGCTGATCATCAAACTGATCAACGACGTCGCCAAGGTGGTGAACCACGACCCGTCGGTGCATGACAACCTGAAGGTCGTTCTGCTGCCGAACTACAACGTCACCGCGGCCGAGATCATCATCCCCGCCGCCGACCTGTCGGAGCAGATCTCCACCGCCGGCATGGAGGCGTCGGGCACCGGCAACATGAAGCTGGCGCTGAACGGCGCCCTGACCATCGGCACGCTGGACGGCGCCAACGTCGAGATCCGCGAGCATGTCGGTCCGGACAACATCTTCATCTTCGGCATGACCGCGGAGGAGGTGAACGACCTGCGCGCCAGCGGCGGCTTCAACCCGCGCGATGTGATCGCGTCGAACCCCAGCCTGAAGCGGGCGCTCGACATGATCTCCACCGGTGCCTTCTCGCCGGACGACCGCAATCGCTACCACCCGATCGTCCAGGCGCTGACCGACGGCGGCGACCATTTCCTGGTGACGGCGGACTTTGCCGACTATTGCCGGGCGCAGGACGCCGCGATGGAACTGTACCGCGATTCGGAGGAATGGACCCGCAAGGCGATCCTGAACACCGCCAACATGGGATGGTTCTCGTCCGACCGTACGGTCAACGAGTACGCCCAGGAGATCTGGGACGTACACCCGGTACACCCGAGCCATGACGGCGAGGGGTTCCGGTAA
- a CDS encoding aspartate-semialdehyde dehydrogenase yields MSSNNASASSKSLRVAVVGATGAVGREMVKVLHDRNFPVAELGLFASERSAGKVQETPYGALTLQAFDAAVVKGYDVVLLAVSGDFAKAHAKDLASAGALVIDNSSAFRYDADIPLIVPEINAHVFREAYAAGSRLIANPNCTTAIAVVALGPLHKAFGIKRAIVSTYQATSGAGAEGMAELEEQTRNQLDGKPVTNSVFRHPIPFNLIPQIDAFQENGYTKEEMKVTWETRKIMEVPDLLVSCTAVRIPTYRAHSEAITLETIQPVTPDAARAVLADAAGVKVVDDPANGAYPMPLNATGQYDVEVGRIRTNVVFGDHGLDLFVCGDQLLKGAALNAVQIAELAL; encoded by the coding sequence ATGAGCAGCAACAACGCCTCCGCTTCTTCCAAGTCCCTCCGCGTCGCCGTGGTCGGCGCCACCGGCGCCGTCGGCCGCGAGATGGTCAAGGTCCTGCACGACCGCAACTTCCCGGTCGCCGAACTCGGCCTGTTCGCTTCCGAGCGCTCCGCCGGTAAGGTGCAGGAGACCCCCTATGGCGCCCTGACCCTGCAGGCCTTCGACGCCGCGGTGGTGAAGGGTTATGACGTTGTCCTGCTGGCGGTGTCGGGCGACTTCGCCAAGGCGCACGCCAAGGATCTGGCCTCGGCCGGCGCGCTGGTGATCGACAACAGCTCCGCCTTCCGCTACGACGCCGACATCCCGCTGATCGTTCCGGAAATCAACGCCCACGTCTTCCGCGAGGCGTACGCCGCCGGTTCGCGCCTGATCGCCAACCCGAACTGCACCACGGCCATCGCCGTGGTCGCGCTCGGGCCGCTGCACAAGGCCTTCGGCATCAAGCGCGCCATCGTCTCCACCTATCAGGCCACCAGCGGCGCCGGTGCCGAGGGCATGGCCGAGCTGGAGGAGCAGACGCGCAACCAGCTGGACGGCAAGCCGGTCACCAACAGCGTGTTCCGCCACCCGATCCCCTTCAACCTGATCCCCCAGATCGACGCCTTCCAGGAGAACGGCTACACGAAGGAGGAGATGAAGGTGACGTGGGAGACGCGGAAGATCATGGAGGTCCCGGACCTGCTGGTCAGCTGCACCGCCGTGCGCATCCCGACCTACCGCGCCCATTCCGAAGCCATCACGCTGGAGACGATCCAGCCGGTCACGCCCGACGCCGCCCGCGCCGTCCTGGCCGATGCCGCCGGCGTGAAGGTGGTGGACGATCCGGCCAACGGCGCCTACCCGATGCCACTGAACGCCACTGGCCAGTATGACGTCGAGGTCGGCCGCATCCGCACCAACGTGGTGTTCGGCGATCATGGCCTCGACCTGTTCGTCTGCGGCGACCAGCTGCTGAAGGGCGCCGCCCTGAACGCCGTGCAGATCGCCGAGCTGGCCCTGTAA
- a CDS encoding peptide chain release factor 3 has product MSELQDAVSRRRTFAIIAHPDAGKTTLTEKLLLFGGAIQMAGAVKARGEQRRAKSDWMKVERERGISVTASVMTFDFDGRTFNLLDTPGHEDFSEDTYRTLTAVDSAVMVIDGAKGIEAQTLKLFEVCRLRDVPIMTFCNKMDREARDPFDLISEIESALALEVTPASWPIGMGRDFLGCYDLIRDRLILMDRSKGDEIDEGIECNGLDDPRLDELLPAHAVAKLREEVEMARGLMPAFDLEAYRAGHLTPIYFGSAINNFGVRELLSGLAENAPPPRPQPADPRTVQPDEDKVTGFVFKVQANMDPNHRDRIAFVRLCSGRYKRGAKLKHIRSGKLMAVNNAVLFLARDREVAEEAWPGDIMGIPNHGSLRIGDTLTEGEDLRFTGVPSFAPELLQRVRPDDPMRVKHLRKALEHFAEEGASQVFKPLTGADWVVGVVGQLQFEVLASRIEAEYGIAARFEGAGLDAARWVETDDKVQLEKFIELNRSALAEDHDGALVFLARNAWHLNRAQEDFPALRFLKTREQNRKVHTAA; this is encoded by the coding sequence ATGTCCGAACTTCAGGACGCCGTCTCCCGCCGTCGGACCTTCGCCATCATCGCGCACCCCGACGCCGGTAAGACCACGCTCACGGAAAAGCTGCTGCTGTTCGGCGGCGCCATCCAGATGGCCGGTGCCGTCAAGGCGCGCGGCGAGCAGCGGCGCGCCAAGTCGGACTGGATGAAGGTGGAGCGCGAGCGCGGCATCTCGGTGACCGCCTCCGTCATGACCTTCGACTTCGACGGGCGCACCTTCAACCTGCTCGACACGCCAGGCCACGAGGACTTCTCGGAGGACACCTATCGCACGCTGACCGCGGTCGACAGTGCGGTGATGGTGATCGACGGTGCGAAGGGCATCGAGGCGCAGACGCTGAAGCTGTTCGAGGTCTGCCGTCTGCGTGACGTGCCGATCATGACCTTCTGCAACAAGATGGACCGCGAGGCGCGCGACCCCTTCGACCTGATCTCGGAGATCGAGAGCGCGCTGGCGCTGGAGGTCACGCCGGCCAGCTGGCCGATCGGCATGGGCCGCGACTTCCTCGGCTGCTACGACCTGATCCGCGACCGGCTGATCCTGATGGACCGCAGCAAGGGCGACGAGATCGACGAGGGCATCGAGTGCAATGGTCTCGACGATCCCCGTCTGGACGAGCTGCTGCCCGCCCACGCCGTCGCCAAGCTGCGCGAAGAGGTGGAGATGGCGCGCGGCCTGATGCCGGCCTTCGATCTGGAGGCCTATCGCGCCGGCCACCTGACTCCGATCTATTTCGGCTCCGCCATCAACAATTTCGGCGTGCGCGAATTGCTGTCCGGTCTGGCGGAGAACGCCCCGCCGCCGCGCCCGCAGCCGGCCGATCCGCGCACCGTCCAGCCGGACGAGGACAAGGTCACCGGCTTCGTGTTCAAGGTCCAGGCCAACATGGACCCCAACCACCGCGACCGCATCGCCTTCGTCCGGCTCTGCTCCGGCCGCTACAAGCGGGGCGCCAAGCTGAAGCACATTCGCTCCGGCAAGCTGATGGCGGTGAACAACGCCGTGCTGTTCCTGGCCCGCGACCGCGAGGTGGCGGAAGAGGCGTGGCCCGGCGACATCATGGGCATCCCCAACCACGGGTCCTTGCGCATCGGCGACACGCTGACGGAGGGCGAGGATCTGCGCTTCACCGGCGTGCCCAGCTTCGCGCCGGAACTGCTGCAGCGCGTCCGCCCGGACGATCCGATGCGGGTGAAGCATCTGCGCAAGGCGCTGGAGCATTTCGCCGAAGAGGGTGCCTCCCAGGTGTTCAAGCCGCTGACCGGCGCCGACTGGGTCGTCGGCGTGGTCGGACAGCTGCAGTTCGAGGTTCTTGCCTCGCGCATCGAGGCGGAATACGGCATCGCCGCCCGCTTCGAGGGCGCCGGTCTGGACGCCGCCCGCTGGGTCGAAACCGACGACAAGGTCCAGTTGGAGAAGTTCATCGAGCTGAACCGCTCGGCGCTGGCGGAGGACCATGACGGCGCCCTGGTGTTCCTGGCCCGCAATGCCTGGCACCTGAACCGCGCGCAGGAGGATTTCCCGGCGCTGCGTTTCCTGAAGACCCGTGAGCAGAACCGCAAGGTCCACACGGCCGCATGA
- a CDS encoding sensor histidine kinase, giving the protein MALGLDELLDSGGFIPHGVCLLWRPDILMLHVGSDILIGLSYFSIPVALTYFVMRRRDVAFGWVALLFALFIIACGTTHFLSVWTLWTPDYVLEGLVKFITALASLATAGALWWLMPRLLALPSPRELEASNRALALEVATRREMETRYSGFFNNLAEALFIVQVLPDGDFAYEAINPALARIGGLDPEQLRDRRVRDAVAPELANLVIPRYTACRDSGKTIDYEETLDMPAGQRVFHTMLVPVKDAAGRVIQILGSGRDVTERKRLQEEVIQTSKLATLGTLAAGMAHEMSQPLNVIRLWSENTLNRLQENLLEPARAEKALKLVIEQTERMGKLIDHVRTFGRRDGGGMRAFQPANCVQSAVELVRHQYALEDVEIVESSGSAQLPVTGRPLELEQVILNLFSNARDAIVALRANGGKAGRIVVAVGDDPDRQSVVIQVTDDGGGIDPTVLPHIFDPFFTTKEVGKGSGLGLSIGYGIIDGMGGRIEARNVELEGGSRGVRFSITLPSQPVSSSDREFSHA; this is encoded by the coding sequence ATGGCACTGGGATTGGACGAGCTTCTGGATAGCGGCGGGTTCATACCCCATGGGGTCTGCCTGCTCTGGCGCCCCGATATCCTGATGCTGCATGTCGGGTCCGATATTCTGATCGGCCTGTCCTATTTCTCGATTCCTGTGGCGCTGACCTATTTCGTCATGCGGCGCCGCGACGTGGCCTTCGGTTGGGTGGCGCTGCTGTTCGCGCTGTTCATTATCGCCTGCGGCACCACCCATTTCCTGTCGGTCTGGACGCTGTGGACTCCCGACTATGTGCTGGAAGGGCTGGTGAAGTTCATCACCGCCTTGGCCTCGCTGGCGACGGCGGGGGCACTCTGGTGGCTGATGCCGCGCCTGCTGGCCCTGCCCAGCCCACGTGAACTGGAGGCCAGCAACCGGGCCTTGGCGCTGGAGGTGGCGACACGGCGGGAGATGGAAACCCGCTATTCCGGCTTCTTCAACAATCTGGCCGAGGCGCTGTTCATCGTCCAGGTCCTTCCGGACGGTGATTTCGCCTACGAGGCGATCAACCCGGCGCTGGCGCGGATCGGCGGCCTGGATCCTGAGCAATTGCGTGACCGCCGTGTCCGGGATGCTGTGGCGCCGGAGTTGGCCAATCTGGTAATTCCCCGGTACACCGCCTGCCGCGATAGCGGTAAGACCATTGATTACGAAGAAACGCTGGACATGCCGGCCGGTCAGCGTGTCTTCCACACCATGCTGGTGCCGGTGAAGGATGCCGCCGGACGGGTAATCCAAATTCTGGGCAGCGGCCGTGACGTGACCGAGCGCAAACGCCTTCAGGAGGAGGTGATCCAGACCTCCAAGCTGGCGACGCTGGGCACGCTGGCCGCCGGCATGGCGCACGAGATGAGCCAGCCGCTGAACGTCATCCGGCTTTGGAGCGAAAACACCCTGAACCGCCTGCAGGAGAATCTGCTCGAACCGGCCCGTGCCGAAAAGGCCTTGAAGCTGGTGATCGAGCAGACCGAACGCATGGGCAAGCTGATCGACCATGTCCGCACCTTCGGCCGGCGGGACGGCGGCGGCATGCGGGCCTTCCAACCCGCCAACTGCGTGCAGAGTGCGGTCGAGCTTGTGCGCCATCAATATGCGCTGGAAGACGTCGAGATCGTCGAAAGCTCAGGCTCGGCGCAACTGCCGGTAACCGGACGCCCCCTTGAATTGGAGCAGGTGATACTCAACCTGTTTTCGAACGCGCGCGATGCTATCGTCGCGCTTCGTGCAAATGGTGGGAAGGCGGGACGCATCGTGGTGGCAGTCGGCGACGACCCGGACAGACAGAGCGTGGTCATCCAGGTGACCGACGACGGCGGCGGCATCGATCCCACGGTGTTGCCGCATATCTTCGATCCCTTCTTCACCACCAAGGAAGTCGGGAAGGGATCCGGCCTCGGCCTGTCGATCGGCTACGGCATCATCGACGGCATGGGCGGACGGATCGAAGCCCGCAATGTCGAGTTGGAGGGCGGAAGCCGCGGCGTCCGCTTCAGCATCACGCTGCCGAGCCAGCCGGTCTCCTCATCCGACAGGGAGTTCTCGCATGCCTGA
- a CDS encoding response regulator, giving the protein MPDPLHILIAEDEVLAAMALEDFLTFKGFRVTVAANGVEALERYARERVHALVTDLRMPRMDGETLIREIRERDATLPVVVMTGYLTQDSDLKHERWKPLEIFSKPVNPRTICNTLHRMLGLPQEA; this is encoded by the coding sequence ATGCCTGATCCGTTGCACATCCTGATCGCGGAGGACGAGGTGCTGGCGGCGATGGCGCTTGAGGATTTCCTGACCTTCAAGGGCTTCCGCGTCACCGTCGCCGCCAACGGGGTGGAGGCGCTTGAACGCTATGCCCGCGAGCGGGTGCACGCGCTGGTGACCGACCTGCGCATGCCGCGAATGGACGGCGAGACGCTGATCCGGGAAATCCGCGAACGGGATGCCACCCTGCCGGTGGTGGTGATGACCGGTTACCTGACCCAGGACAGTGACCTGAAACACGAGCGCTGGAAGCCGCTGGAGATCTTCAGCAAGCCCGTGAATCCGCGCACCATTTGCAACACGCTGCACCGCATGCTGGGCTTGCCGCAGGAGGCGTGA
- a CDS encoding transglutaminase family protein — protein sequence MTPPSPAPGPSPSSGGLSTRYRVRHATAYDYGEDVPISHHLLHLSARPHPRQRIRRSLLTIDPVPAVRAERVDYFGNTVTYVAVQEPHRTFSVIAESEVEVFEPPALAPNESQPWEQARDSLRGLTGPDDGAEITQYCFDSALVASSPELLEYARGSFTPSRPAVAAAIDLMNRINREFAFDPTATTVATPLAAVMRNRRGVCQDFAHIAVGCARAVGLPARYVSGYLRTLPPPGQPRLVGADVSHAWASVWCGIAAGWLDICPTNACVANRDFITVAWGRDYDDVSPARGVLVGGAGHGLTVSVDVEPLED from the coding sequence ATGACGCCCCCTTCCCCCGCTCCCGGCCCCTCCCCCAGCAGTGGCGGCCTTTCGACGCGCTATCGCGTGCGCCATGCCACCGCCTACGACTATGGCGAGGATGTGCCGATCTCCCACCATCTGCTGCATCTCAGCGCCCGGCCGCACCCGCGCCAGCGCATCCGGCGCAGCCTGCTGACCATCGATCCGGTCCCGGCGGTGCGGGCCGAGCGGGTGGATTATTTCGGCAACACCGTCACCTATGTCGCGGTTCAGGAACCGCACCGGACCTTCTCCGTGATCGCCGAAAGCGAGGTGGAGGTGTTCGAGCCGCCCGCGCTGGCTCCGAACGAATCGCAGCCGTGGGAACAGGCGCGCGACAGTCTGCGCGGTCTGACCGGGCCGGACGACGGGGCGGAGATCACGCAATATTGCTTCGACAGCGCGCTCGTCGCTTCCAGCCCGGAGTTGCTGGAGTATGCCCGGGGCAGCTTCACCCCCAGCCGTCCGGCGGTGGCGGCGGCCATCGACCTGATGAACCGCATCAACCGCGAATTCGCCTTCGATCCCACCGCGACGACGGTGGCGACCCCGCTGGCGGCGGTGATGCGCAACCGCCGCGGCGTCTGCCAGGACTTCGCCCATATCGCCGTCGGCTGCGCCCGCGCCGTCGGCCTGCCTGCACGCTATGTCTCCGGCTATCTGCGCACCCTGCCCCCGCCGGGACAGCCACGGCTGGTCGGCGCCGACGTCAGCCATGCCTGGGCATCGGTCTGGTGCGGGATCGCCGCTGGCTGGTTGGACATCTGCCCGACCAACGCCTGCGTCGCCAATCGCGATTTCATCACCGTGGCCTGGGGGCGCGATTACGACGATGTCAGCCCGGCCCGCGGCGTGCTGGTCGGCGGGGCCGGCCATGGCCTGACCGTCAGCGTCGACGTCGAACCGCTGGAGGACTGA